A window from Hemicordylus capensis ecotype Gifberg chromosome 2, rHemCap1.1.pri, whole genome shotgun sequence encodes these proteins:
- the LOC128347860 gene encoding uncharacterized protein LOC128347860, with the protein MGEKMRKDLFARLRRVCNCCRKLLKTSPTIDSTEGKPPRGRFWRRKNRIEPTPVPPPTPAGGSPAVSGVTIGLTIVEEEVDSAEVIFSWTQFLSAVIEDVKEAKSLGFMLSYDKDEAVEAVLEIMEDIREHPDPGFLLRFTMDTVTELTTMKPPMQFNIKAAVLNVAVSGLNQLDPGTQENMASFKNMLRGLLEEAPSVYNTIGILKELHKYIDSEEPRLQALGREAYGYALAHVIRLPNLELATHKDFSSTEDELTHHLIKSTIKDDLVLEDFNEEEEW; encoded by the exons atgggggagaagatgaggaaagacctCTTTGCAAG gctgcgaagggtcTGCAATTGTTGTAGAAAGCTCTTGAAGACCTCCCCCACCATTGACTCCACCGAGGGAAAGCCCCCCCGAGGGAGGTTCTGGCGACGAAAGAACAGAATCGAGCCAACTCCAGTGCCACCTCCAACTCCCgcagggggctccccggcagtctctggagtcaccatcg gtctgacaaTTGTAGAAGAGGAAGTGGACAGCGCAGAG gtcatcttcagctggacccagtttTTGTCAGCCGTAATAGAAGATGTTAAAGAGGCCAAGTCGTTGGGCTTTATGCTGTCCTATGATAAGGACGAGGCCGTGGAggccgtactg gaaattatggaggacataagggagcatccggaccctgggttcctgcttaGGTTTACCATGGacaccgtcacggaactcac cacaaTGAAGCCGCCTATGCAGTTCAATATAAAGGCTGCAGTTCtgaacgtggcggtgtccgggctcaaccaactggacccagggacccag gagaacatggcatccttcaagaatatgctcagggggctgctggaggaggccccctctgtctacaacACAATCGGCATCTTGAAA gagctccacaagtACATTGActcagaggagccccggctgcaggctctgggccgagaagcctacggaTACGCTCTGGCGCATGTGATCAGACTTCCCAatttggaa CTGGCCACACACAAGGATTTTTCGAGCACTGAAGATGAGTTGACTCATCatttgattaaaagcaccatcaaag acgatcttgtcctggaggatttcaacgaggaggaggagtggtAG